The Burkholderia mayonis DNA window CTGAACTGGATCGACGCGCACGCGCATCTGCCCGGCAAGCGTGTCGTCGACATCGGCTGCGGCGGCGGCATCCTGTCGGAATCGATGGCGTCGCTCGGCGCGCAGGTCAAGGGCATCGACCTCGCGACGGAAGCGCTCGGCGTCGCCGATCTGCACAGCCTCGAAAGCGGCGTCACCGTCGACTACGAGGCGATCGCGGCCGAAGCGCTCGCCGCACGCGAGCCGGGCACGTACGACGTCGTCACGTGCATGGAGATGCTCGAGCATGTGCCGTCGCCCGCGAATGTCGTCGCCGCGTGCTCGACACTCGTGAAGCCGGGCGGCTGGGTGTTCTTCTCGACGCTAAACCGCAACCTGAAGTCGTACCTGCTCGCCGTGATCGGCGCCGAGTACATCGCGCAGATGCTGCCGAAAGGCACGCACGAC harbors:
- the ubiG gene encoding bifunctional 2-polyprenyl-6-hydroxyphenol methylase/3-demethylubiquinol 3-O-methyltransferase UbiG — encoded protein: MTNADPHELQKFSDLAHKWWDPNAEFKPLHDLNPVRLNWIDAHAHLPGKRVVDIGCGGGILSESMASLGAQVKGIDLATEALGVADLHSLESGVTVDYEAIAAEALAAREPGTYDVVTCMEMLEHVPSPANVVAACSTLVKPGGWVFFSTLNRNLKSYLLAVIGAEYIAQMLPKGTHDYARFIRPSELARFVRATDLQIVEIKGITYHPLAKRFTLSNDTDVNYLVACRRSA